CCGCTGTGGACGGAGCAGTCCGCCGTCACCGCGGCCGCGCCGACCGTGCAGGCGCCCGACTGGGTCAAGATCGGCCGGGAGCTCAAGCCGGCTGTCGTCAACGTCAGCGCCAAGCGCTCGGAGACGGCGACGCCGGAGATGCAGGGCCCGTCCGGCGAGGAGACCCCCTTCGACCGGTACTTCAAGGACTTCTTCGGCAGCCGCCCGCGGCGCCACGCGCGCAGCATGGGCTCGGGCTTCATCATCAACCAGAACGGCTACATCGTGACCAACAACCACGTTGTCGAGGGCGCGACCCAGGTGCAGGTCAAGCTCTCCGACGGTCGCGAGCTGCCGGCCAAGGTCGTCGGGCGCGACTCCAAGACCGACATCGCCCTGCTCAAGGTCGAGGCCAATGGCCTCAACGTCATCCCGCTCGGCGACTCGTCCGCCAGCCAGGTCGGCGAGCCCGTCATGGCCATCGGCAATCCCTTCGGCCTCGAGCAGACGGTGACCACGGGCATCGTGAGCGCCACCGGACGCGCCATCGGCACCGGGCCGTACGACGACTTCATCCAGACGGATGCCTCGATCAACCCCGGCAACAGCGGCGGGCCGCTCATCAACGCGCGCGGCCAGGCCATCGGAATCAACACGGCGATCTTCTCGCAGAGCGGCGGGTCGGTGGGCATCGGCTTCGCCATCCCCATGACGCTTGCGAAGTCCGTCGTGAGCCAACTCGCGGACTCGGGCAAGGTCACGCGCGGCTGGCTCGGCGTCGGCATCCAGCCGGTGACGCCCGATCTCGCGAAGAGCTTCGGCAGGGCCGAGACCACCGGCGTGCTGGTGTCCTCAGTGTCCGAGGGCTCGCCGGCCGAGCGGGCGGGTCTCAAGTCCGGCGACATCATCACCGAGTACGACGGGCGCAAGGTGGAGCGCGCGAGCGACCTGCCGCGGGCCGTCGCCGGCACGCCTGTGGGGCGCGAGGTGC
The Candidatus Rokuibacteriota bacterium DNA segment above includes these coding regions:
- a CDS encoding Do family serine endopeptidase — translated: MKTFLRDTKWGWPVLALVAALAVGGITTGYGLTKGAQPPLWTEQSAVTAAAPTVQAPDWVKIGRELKPAVVNVSAKRSETATPEMQGPSGEETPFDRYFKDFFGSRPRRHARSMGSGFIINQNGYIVTNNHVVEGATQVQVKLSDGRELPAKVVGRDSKTDIALLKVEANGLNVIPLGDSSASQVGEPVMAIGNPFGLEQTVTTGIVSATGRAIGTGPYDDFIQTDASINPGNSGGPLINARGQAIGINTAIFSQSGGSVGIGFAIPMTLAKSVVSQLADSGKVTRGWLGVGIQPVTPDLAKSFGRAETTGVLVSSVSEGSPAERAGLKSGDIITEYDGRKVERASDLPRAVAGTPVGREVRLSVIRDGKPVTLSARIEALDAKERGQADGGEKAKPALGLAVQPLTPGLAQQLGVRATQGLVVQRVEEGSPA